The Artemia franciscana chromosome 11, ASM3288406v1, whole genome shotgun sequence DNA segment aacatacttaatctctcatctctatgcaaaaactgcatgctgagtcccatatcacctcaaaaataaatacgcactatggctctccctccacttctcgatacaaccatggcccctaccaaaaaaaatatccttacaagtccccacctcttcatccaggagcaaaccactccaacccccacaaaaaactcaataatagctaaaatcacttttctaattagattcattattcaaattaaactaattcaaaacaagataattttttattctctttttgaaagaaccaagggaGCTCCTACCTCTCAGTTCAAGCGGTAGGGTATTGTAAGCCTTAGCACAGACGATGTCAGGCGAAAAATCCGACCTCACTGTTGGCGTATTTCGAATATGGATCTGTGCAGATAGTCTTGTAATTGGAAGACGCAGTTCGGATACCAAACggaatagattcctaaaaggTGGTGGAAGCAAGCCGGAGAGgaatctgaaagcaaaaaccaagcaggaaagctcaaacagcgatttcagcgagagataatcttctgtgtgtttgatgatcttcaaggcattcttgtggatggaatccagttttttcagatggGATTTGAATGTCGATTGCCATACCATTGCGCAATACTGTAAGTGGGGTCTAATGAGTGCATTGTAGAGAAGGGTAAGGGTTTTACGTGGGAATGTTTGcttcagtttcttcatgatacccagattccttgaaagctttaattctacagcatggatgtgaggaaggaaagaaaggttttcatctactattactcctaaatattttgcacatccATTTACTGGTCGTTGAACCTTTCCACGAGACgtcacaattcctgttatttctggGTGAAGGGTTCCTACCCTAGAAAATAGTAGGATGCAAGATTTTTCTGCATTGATGACAAGTTTGTTGGCATCCATCCATAGATAGGTCTCTTCTATGATGTTTTCAAGCTTCCGCTGGAGTGAAGGCATATCAAGTCCGCAGCAGGTAATTGTAGTGTCGTCAGCGAATGCTATAAGTCCATCTTGCTCGTTAGTAATGTCCTCAGATGTTTGATCAAAGCATAGGTTACAGCATTTTTGGTCGTCATGATTCGGATTAAGGATACGAGTTAGGTCATTTACatggactaaaaacaaaagaggaccGAGGATTGATCCTTGGGGCACACCAAATTTCACAGTAGTGTCGTTTCTTGGGTCGTCACCAATGTAGATGCACCTATTTTGaaggtaagattcaaaccattgaAGGGCTATCCCTCTCACTCCAATATGTTGCAACTTTCCCAGTAAGATTGTATGATCCATgctgtcaaatgctttcttgATGTCAATCAATATAGCAGCTGGCAGAAGACCTGAGTCAAGTGCTCTGTTGATGAATAAGCTTAGGGATGCCAGAGCGTCTTTCGTTGAATGACCAGATCTGAAGCCGAACTGAAGACTatcaaaaaatcctttttttttcgagaaactggtaaagtagtctttgtaaggtttttcaaaacttttggaAAAACAGATAACATGAATATGGGTCGGAAATTTGATGGATCGTCATGAGGGCCATCTTTATGCAGAGGgattattcttgctttttttagtattgaagGAAAAACACCACTTCTTAGAGACAGGTTTATCAAATAAGTTAATGGCTCTAGGATAGAAGGGAGGACTGCTTTCAGGGCTTTCGTGTGTATCCGGTCAAATCCAGATGCTGATGTGCCTTTCAAGGTCTTCACAAGTAGCACTACTTCAGTTGATGTCACAGGAATTATTGCCATTGATTTGGTGCATGCTGAGCCAAGGTAATGCTTGTAGGGTTTTTGGGGACTTTTCGCAGAATTAGATGTAATTCCTCCTATCCTTGCGAAAAATATACTGAGTTCTTTTGCAACCTGAGTGGGTTCCGTAACAGCCTCCCCGTTGACAAAAAGTCTGGAAGGCAATTCTGCTTTCTTATCATTTGGTCGCAAAACCGAATTAATGACCCTCCAGACTTTTCGTCCATCCTTCCCactttcagatattttattattcacataaattctttttgctttccTCAGAACTGTATGAAGGCATTTCTTATACGTCTCATATCTCTCTAGGTTTTCTCGGCTTGGGTGGTTTCTGTAATTTGCccataacttatttttcttatttatgcataTGAGTAAGCTTTCGGTAACCCATGGACAtattggggtattttttcttCCACGGTTTCTTGGTTTCTCTTTAAAACAGCATGCTTTATATGCAGCTACAAACGCATTGTGGAAAACTTCAAAACCTTCGTTCACATCCTCATTTGCTAGGACAGTGtcccaagaaattttttttaactcatcatTTAACAGTTTAAGATTCTCctctttaatattaattactTGTAGACCCTGGTTAGTTCTTACGAGTGGAGTTGGTATCCTCGCCGTGTTGAAGACAGTGTGTATAGGAAAATGATCAGATATGTCACTGGTGATGACTGATACCTTCGCCGGacataatgtagaaaaaatgttgtcaatcagTGAGTGTGTACTTTCTGTTACTCTGGTTGGAATTGTAATTGAAGGGTAAAGATTAGACCCTGACATAATAGTGAGAAGATACACTGAGCTATTTCTTAGAGGAAAGGCTAGATTaatgttaaaatcacccatgatgATCACATCTTGGTTCTTGTTTCCTATCAGCTGTAAAATCTGAGTTAGTATATCCGTAAAAGCAGAAACAGAACCAGAGGGTGAGCGATATATTTCTCCaatcaatatctttttcttAGAAGGCCCATATAGCTCAAAGAAAAGTGATTCAAAAACGCCTTCAACATTCCGGCTCAGTTGATTGTTAATATGCACAGCATATTCATTCCTCGCATAAATAGCCAATCCTCCTCTGCGAGCTTCTTTTCTATgtagaaaatttgatttatagcCTGGGATATCTAGGAGGCTATCCGTTTGTCCTGTAAGGAATGTCTCACATAATCCAATTATGTTGGGTTGCAGTTGGTGGCACATTGAAGTTATTTCCATAAACGACGAACATAATCCTTGACAGTTAAGTTGAAGCACAGAAAACTGAGATTCAGAGTGCCCCTTGGTTAAATCTATTAAATCAACATATTTACTTCTAGGATAATTACTTTCACTAAATAACGGCAAATCATCttcattacttattttttcatcaaaaattttctctaaatccaaaaaagaattctCTAACTTTTTTAACCGGTTATAATCTTTTGGCAATGACGAAGTGATTAGCCCCCGGGATGAAGAATAGGAACTCATTACTTACCTAATAATTTCCAGGGGACAAGGCCATATCTTGGAGTGAAGCAAAAGCCATGAGAAATACACACACCCGTAGGAACTTTTTTTGAACtctgaaagagaaaaacaaaacaaagaaaatggatTAACATGGATAAAAAATAGCACTGAAATACACATTTTAGACAGAAAAATGTAAGCAAGCGGCAATCAACTTGTAATGACAACTACAtatgaaggagaaaaaaataaaaaatatatagaaaaattaaggaatGTTCAAGAACTTAATCAACATCCGACCGTGGCAAGGATGGGGGAAAATCAACATGGAAATCTAATCAATTGGCAATCAACTTATACTGACAAAACTTATGAATGAAAGGAACACACACAATTATGACTCTGAGTCTAATTCCTCAGGTTGGATAGTTGGCACTTTAACTGGGTCAAAGCATTCATCTAGATATTTCGCCCATTGtgaatttttagactttttaacATCCAACCACATTCTGACGCCTCGTTGGACAAGACGAGTTTTTGCAACTTTCTCAGCTGTCACTTTAGATGTTTTTAGCTTATACCCTAATGACAAAagttcctttcttcttttaccAAGCTCCGCTGGTAGGTCCGTCGATATACTGAACCCCGTCTTCTTAAGTTTTCCACACTCCTTCATGATCATCGACCGGTCAAAGCCATCTAGGCTTACAAAAATAGGCTCTACAACCTTTTTTCGCTGTGTCCCACTCCGGAGGCTCAGAACACTCTCTGGTTCTGGTCGACtagatttctttgaaatacGATAAATGGCACTCATACGTATTTGGTTAGCGTTGGATATTCCAAGCTtagcctcaaaaaatgaggCTACAGTCTGCCGAAGATTTTCTGAGCCTTGCGGCGCTTCAATTCCGTgtataatgatattattttttcttgtatatagTTCTGTTCGTAAAGTAGAAGTCTTCACTTGGACGAGCTCAGTCTTGAGCAATTTATTTTCTGCTCTGAgtagtttattttcagtctGTAACTGCGAAATTAGCTGTAGCATTTCGTCCATCCTCCGGTCAAAATGCTCTTTTGTCACTGCCATTACTAATTTCTGACGATAATGCCGCTTTGCCTATCTAATATTCTAAAATATCATCGAGTGAAACTTACTCGCAAGGGCCCCGTTTTGTAATAAAACCAGTTATTACTAGGGCCCGCTTTCATCAAATGCAAATCTGAAATCCTATTTAATCGAGCTTGTTCTCAGTGAAAAAACACTGTATCCTAGGGGCGTGGCTATAGCAAATTCACTTCGCACAGCGGAGAACCACACTGCATGAATGCTCAacgataactgaaaattaaaaaatttaaaatttaaaagacaaaaaatcaaaaatctacTTGCGTTCAAAAATTTCATGTTGTAACCAAACAAACTTAGAACtttaattaaacataaaattataattaatcaaAACTAAGCTTAAATTATGCTcctttagagtttttttttaattccgcTAGGTACTGGTTTCATATTGCTTGTAGCTTGTAAtccctatttatttattattattaaattattattatttttaagttattaatCCTATTCTATAATCTTTTGTCCGAATTCGGCTCTTCGGGGCTTGTGGTTGCGATTTTTCAAATAAGTATATTATCTATTTATCAATCTCAAATAAATACATTATTTATTATCCTTGTTGTATTTTTACTCCTTAAAAACTTCTCAGACGATTACTCATCTGTCTTCTACTACTCTTTCTTCTCCTTTTACAACTTCAGCCTCTGCTCCTTTGAAAAAATCCACACTCTATTCCTTATCCTTGTTCACCTACTCTGTAACTCTactctttcttcttctttagcGTTAATCTAGTAGTGGTGCCTATCCAAGAAGATGCTTTGGGGGCGGAAATTTATTTATCAAGATCTTGGGAAGTGACGAAATTGTTTACGTTCCgactttttcaatgaaaatatcaaaaagggccTTTGTCAAAATCTGTGGAGGGACGCAAACGCCTCTATCCCTTCAATTGGCTCCACTTTCGGTGTATAGTTTCTAAGTAAACGTATATACCTTCTTTACGACTTTCatctgtttttgttgtttttttttcggaaggggggggggggatttggcaACGAAAGTTTCCTgagaatgcaaaaaaaatgaaatctaagACAATGGATTTTGAAGATAATAGTACAACAACTGCGATATAAGACTTTAAAAGGTCCATCCCCGCTCCTTGGGTGTACCTTATGCCTCTTGGTGTCGAGAAATAGCTCACTTGTCAGGGTctagaataataatttctttgaaCTTCGTAAGATCCATCTGTTcaaaagaaattgatttttgtaTACACAGGCTTGAACATACCTCTTAGGTAAAGGCACTGAATCTAGTTAAATTTtgcattgaatttttcatggatataaaaaaaatgtactttaTAACTGTTATTTCAACAACAAAGTCaacatatattttctttaattactTCAACCCTAGcttgattttgaagaaagagCCAATTGGGCTTATTACCATATTTAtactttgcttgttttttttcacaatattgCAAATAGGGTTGCATATTTActgataaaatattattatcttTAATTAACAATTCGTGTGGTATGAcggtaaaaaattatttatgtaagctTTGGATCGATTACGatttttgagttgaataaaATACCGATTTGTTTCCTTCAATAATATTTTGTCGCCAAGTCAAAGGCAATAATCTATAGCAAAGACAAAAAGGGGACTTATCTGCTAGGACAACGAAATTCAGAAATATCAGGTAgcttcgtattttttttctctgggcgAACTGTTCAAAAGCTGCTGCGGGGAGGGGTAAAAACAGGAGATGTCTTAGGTGAGGAAAGTTAGGAATGTTAGTGAAAACTTTTTAACTCGGTATAATAGAGAAGGAGTTTGAGAGGAGGAGGGGCCTCTACTTGAAGTTACAGAACGATCAGTCTTACGAAAATAAAGGGAAGTAGACAATATAggaaagtaaaatagtaaaatataaaatagtataaaaataatatagtaatagtaaaatagtataaaatagtatagtaaaatagtataaaataatacaaaatagtCATATAAAAGTAAATGGGAAAGTAGAAAATATAGGAAAGTAAGGGAAGTAGACAAGACATCAAAGTTTAAATTAAGGAAATATGAAATGGCGACATGGATAAAACTGTCGAGGATCTGCAAGATTGAGAAAGGTGTTATAATAATAAGATATTGTTTTGATATGTTAAGAAATTAAGAGGAAGCAGATAGTCTGGACATGTatcagttaaagataggaacagggcCTGAATTAGCagtaaagaaagtaaaataGAGTAAGAGTACAAAGTATAATAGAGAGGTGGGTAGAATATTTTCGGTATGTATCAAACCGTGACAAACTTGTAGGGGTGATGTAGAAAAGATGAAACCTTTGTATACAATTTGGAAGGACTCCTACTGCCGTAATCTGGAAATAAGACATCAAAATGAGAACTAAGGATATGTGAAAGCAAAAACGAAAGGACAAAAAACGAATTGAAATGAAAGGACAAATTGCTGAGAGTTTAAAAGAGGCAGGATGCTACAGTAAtaacaatggtcaaatatatTGACAATGGTCATGGTCAACTGATGACAATTGTCAATggtctgaagcatgggcgctccggaaaacagatgaagatttgctagatgttttccatagaaactactactactactaataactcactgcagcaccaagccgcctgaggccaacacagctacgcacgctcctcctccaacctaatctatttaaagcctccctctttacaccctcccaggaagttcccatttcctttaaatctttatttatgacatcctcccaacccagacaaggacgacctgctttccgtgtagccccagacggttggccaaaaaggacaatcttcggtaatctgttatccttcatccgtagaacgtggcctagccatctcaacctttctttcattatagccccagaaagcgggattgaaccacttttcgtacaacctactgattgaaatacggtcagtcagccgggtacccagaacaatccgtaggcaatttctcgggaaaacatctagtaaattttcatctgcttttcggagtgcccatgcttcagagccatatttgaccactgtcatcactgtagcttccaatattctaatcttggtttgtagaattatctttctattcttccaaactttttttaactgaaaaaacaccctgggccttagctattctacttttaacatcttcactgctcccaccatctttactaataatactaccaaggtgactgtagctcccaacctgatcaatcttttcgttacctaatgtcacctgttcatcttcacttattcctagccttagtgacttagtcttcttaacattaattttcaagcctattttagaccctgaactcgtaaaacctctaaaaattcattcattttgctcacacttccatctaatatgcttaaatcatcagcataatctaagtccaggagcgttcttcctccccatttgattccatggtctccaattgcctttcctgtgctccttaagacgaagtccatcaaaatgatccatataaagggggatagaacacaaccctgcttaactcctgatttaatacaaaaccagttgctaacctcatttcctaccttaacggcagcagtattattctcgtacatagcgcaaatcactttaatgtatttttcaggtataccatataacgacaagacctttgttaacgctgttctatcaacagaatcgaaagcttgctcataatcgactgaggaccaaaggtgtttgacaacgaagggacttctcaattattaacctaagagtgaaaacatggtcgacacatcctctaccttttctaaaatcgcattgttcttcccttaaaactttgtctacagaatgtctcagtctaaaaagtatcatattactcagtaatttgctacctacagagaccagactaatgcctcgataattacgacactcgctcttgtcacctttcttatacagtggtttaattaaggttttcctaaaatcattgggtatttcccctttttcaaaaattatgttcataattcttcagtagcttattcctaaccacagagccaccatatttaagaaactcattaatcatactatcagcacctggggccttattattttttaatccttttggaAACTGCATACGAATTGTTTAGTACcaggctgactgactgtatttcaaacagaaggctgtacgaaaagtgtggttcaatcctgctttcaaAGGCTAtcatgagagaaaggttgagatggctcgggcacattctgcggatgaagggtgacagattgccgaagattgtcctttttagcaaaccgtctagggctaaatggaaagcaggtcgtccgtggCTGGAGTGAGAGGatgtaaagaaatatttaaggggaatgggaacttcctgggggGATGTAAATAGGGAGGCTTTGTATAGATTAGTATGGGGGGGGAGCCTGTGTAactctgttggcctcaggtggcttctTGCTGCGGCGAGTTGTTTGGAGTAGAAGTAGAAGAAGTAAGCAGACGGCATTATAGTAATATATTGTATTGGCATATTAAGTAACTTAGAGGAAGTCGTCAGAATGGACTTGTCCCACGTAAAATAGGAATCAATTAGTGCTaaagtttattaattaataatagtgTTAACGGGATGGCAGAGTATTTTGAGAATTTCTTAAACCGTGATTGAGCTGTTGGAAATGATTTAGAAAATAGTGAAACAATTTTTGACCAtgtaaaaacgaagaaaaattaattttgcaagATTTAGAGGCAGTAATAAACAAGTCGACTCTGCCAAGGGTGCCTGAGGGGGGAGGGAACAATTTTCTTGGCCAATGAAAGAAAATTGTGATATTTAGGACGACTTTACTTTTTGagatgagaaaaataaatgttcaaatggggataactCCATTTattttagacagtgaaaacggGTACAAAAGTCTAggtatttcgatcacatatacaataatcgtcatcagtagaaatactaaagtgttaaattaaaactaacatatttataaaaaacaaaattattaacttTCGGGTCATTCACTAGATTTCTCTGAGAGAGCTGGAAAAGCAGGGCTCATTCAAAGTCTTCagatgtaaattttcttctttaatcttgCCTAAAATACATAATGAATTTGCAATGATGGTGGCAAAGTCTTCTgtgtcttctaattgcaaaaTATATGTTTAATTTATTGTTGTATCCATATATAAGATACAATATACGTATCGTTCCTCCATATATACGATGCACTCTCGGCGTAATACCTTAGATTAGGTATGCTCATCCccattttaatgtttatttcttCGTCATAGAAAAGTAGGGTGGTCGGGAAAAAGCATACTTAATTTAAGTTATTATGCCGAGAATAATCAAAATGCTTGCAAAGAGACTTTATTTGGAAtagaaatttacttttaaatagatatataaattcTACGTTGTATATCAATCAGATAATTGATCATTTTAGAAAGGAATAAGCACTAACGGTTTCATTGGAAAACCAGTCTATCACTGCTGTTTTTTCTTGATGACGTGATGCCGATCGGTAGATCTTTGGCGGAACTTCACATTCTGTTGTATTTAAAAGAAAcgtatttaattaaaaagaaactggtATTAAttcataataacaataaaagcaGAATAGTTGGGTAATAAGAtgaaagaagaggaaaaaaactaaattttgctatgcaggtgaaattttaaaagaaagtgaaaagtttaaatatttagGAGCAAAAGTTGGTTAGTAAAAACAGGTAAAAGAGATGACAAATAGAAGGTAAGTGTATTTTAGAGAAGTAGCAAAGAAGAGAACATGGAGAAGTAGAAGAGAAGAGAAAgttgattgtaaaaaaaaaataaaaaagtaaaaaagatgaCTAAGAGGAGGTAAGTAGAATTTAGAGAAGTAGAaaagaatagaagaaaaagttttttggtgggcaggggcgtagctccagtatttttattgggggggggggagcaagaGGGGCTCCAAATCCGGATAATCAATTATTATGGGCTATCCTTCTTTAGTTTACTTGTACTTACAGTAAATATTAAGTATTATTACATAAGTGAAGCAGTAACTAACTTATTGCCAACTAAGAAct contains these protein-coding regions:
- the LOC136033336 gene encoding uncharacterized protein LOC136033336; translated protein: MSSYSSSRGLITSSLPKDYNRLKKLENSFLDLEKIFDEKISNEDDLPLFSESNYPRSKYVDLIDLTKGHSESQFSVLQLNCQGLCSSFMEITSMCHQLQPNIIGLCETFLTGQTDSLLDIPGYKSNFLHRKEARRGGLAIYARNEYAVHINNQLSRNVEGVFESLFFELYGPSKKKILIGEIYRSPSGSVSAFTDILTQILQLIGNKNQDVIIMGDFNINLAFPLRNSSVYLLTIMSGSNLYPSITIPTRVTESTHSLIDNIFSTLCPAKVSVITSDISDHFPIHTVFNTARIPTPLVRTNQGLQVINIKEENLKLLNDELKKISWDTVLANEDVNEGFEVFHNAFVAAYKACCFKEKPRNRGRKNTPICPWVTESLLICINKKNKLWANYRNHPSRENLERYETYKKCLHTVLRKAKRIYVNNKISESGKDGRKVWRVINSVLRPNDKKAELPSRLFVNGEAVTEPTQVAKELSIFFARIGGITSNSAKSPQKPYKHYLGSACTKSMAIIPVTSTEVVLLVKTLKGTSASGFDRIHTKALKAVLPSILEPLTYLINLSLRSGVFPSILKKARIIPLHKDGPHDDPSNFRPIFMLSVFPKVLKNLTKTTLPVSRKKKDFLIVFSSASDLVIQRKTLWHP